Part of the Catalinimonas alkaloidigena genome is shown below.
ATCTTCTTTTTATCAATGCTAGTGTCTACCCTGAGGAAGCACTACAGCAGGCAATCACTCAGATGGAAGAAGGTCAAGCTTTAAGGCAGGGAGAACTACTCATCGCAGTTTATACTTCAGCTGATCAGCTTAATGAGATTGGTAATCAGCAGCATGATAGACCTTACAAAGAAGCTTTTGAGGCACTCACAAGTATGCTTTCCCATTGCCAGAATGTTGAATATAATCCTCCGATCCAACAACTTACGCAGCCCTGGCATATTTTTCTACAAAACGCAGCGCAAATTAAAGCCGATTATGAGCTCATTACAAAAAACCGACAGTCAGCTAAACTGGATGATCCCCATACCATCCTATATGGAAAGAAAGAAGACATCTTTATTGAAGAAGGAGTCTCAGTCAGGGCTTCCGTATTAAATGCTGAGACTGGTCCTATTTACCTGGGAAAAAACGCTACAGTTCATGAAAACGCCGTGATCAAAGGGCCTTTTGCCATGCTGGAAGGTTCACATGTAAATATAGGTAGCAAAATCAGAGAAGCGACTACTTTAGGCCCTCACTCCAAGCTAGGTGGCGAGGTGAAGAATGTGGTTATATTCGGTAACAGCAATAAAGGACACGAAGGTTTTTTGGGTAACGCTGTTATCGGCGAGTGGTGTAATTTCGGAGCAGATACTAATGCATCAAACCTGAAGAATAATTATAAGCCCGTCAAAGTGTGGAATTATGGGACACGCAGATATGAAGATAGCGGCGAACTCTTCTGTGGATTGATGATGGGCGACCATAGCAAATGTGGTATCAATACGATGTTCAATACAGGTACGGTAGTAGGAGTATCAGCCAATGTTTTTGGTACCGGCTATCCGGAAAAGTTTATTCCCAGTTTTAGCTGGGGGGGCGTAGGTGAAAGCAGTATCTATCGTATAGAAAAGGCGCTGGAGGTAGCACAGCATGTCGTCCAAAGACGCGGATTACAGCTTTCAGAAGCAGATACTGAAATCCTTGAATATATATATGAGCATCGCCAGGCAGAATGGAAAAAATGAGTACTTCCCTCTCTTTTGCCCTCTGTACTTTATTTCACTTTTTTAACGCATTGATTTCAAAAACCCTTTTCAAATTCAACTTCAGCTGATAAAAGTAGTGAGTAAAACCAACATTCATCTTTTTATTATATCTTTTATGATTTTTGTTAAAACCTCACAAAGATTTCTCGCACTGCTTTTGTAGTATACGTAAAGTATCTTAAGTAAAAACCGCTATAAACTTTTAAACTTATGTGTGGAATTGTTGCCTACATCGGACATCGACAGGCTCATGAAGTTGTCATCAAAGGACTGAAACGCCTTGAATATCGTGGATACGATAGTGCTGGGATTGCCTTAAATAATGGCAGTCTAAGTATATATAAGAAAAAAGGAAAGGTATCCGAGCTTGAGGGCCATTTGAATAACGAGCTTCCTGAAGAGTTGCTCAACAGCCATGTTGGCATGGGACATACCCGCTGGGCTACACATGGGGTACCGAATGACGTAAATGCTCACCCTCATTACTCCGGAAATAGTAAGCTGGCAATCATCCACAATGGTATCATTGAAAACTATGATGCGCTGAAGAAAGAATTGCTTCAAAAAGGACATACGTTCAAAAGTGAGACCGATACTGAAGTACTCATCCACTTCATAGAAGATGTAAAACAGCACAATGGATTTACGCTGGAAGAAGCAGTGAGAATAGCTTTGAAAAGAGTAGTGGGAGCTTATGCTATAGTTATTATGTCAGCAGATGAACCCGAAACACTAATAGCTGCGCGTAAGGGCAGTCCTCTGGTGTTGGGTCTGGGAAAAGACGAGTTTTTCTTTGCTTCCGATGCTACACCTATCGTGGAGTATGCTAATGAAGTAGTTTATCTGAATGATGATGAGGTTTGCGTAGTACAGGCTGGTAAATTTCATATCAAAGACCTGAACGATGTTCCTTCAGACCCTTATATTCAGACCATTGATATAGAACTGGAAGCTATAGAAAAAGGTGGTTTTGACTATTTTATGCTCAAAGAAATTCATGAGCAGCCCAAATCCATTAGTGATTGTCTGAGAGGCCGCCTCAATGCAGAAACTGGCACCTTAATGATGGGCGGTATCCGGGACTACATTGACGAACTCGTCAATGCCAAGCGTATCGTGATTGTGGCTTGTGGTACTTCATGGCATGCCGGATTG
Proteins encoded:
- a CDS encoding putative sugar nucleotidyl transferase, yielding MHIIFFDTPTLRDNLKPFTLTRPISEIRSGILTMAQKWTHRLSPHNQYSNFTEGYLQKKYPLQASGADHLLFINASVYPEEALQQAITQMEEGQALRQGELLIAVYTSADQLNEIGNQQHDRPYKEAFEALTSMLSHCQNVEYNPPIQQLTQPWHIFLQNAAQIKADYELITKNRQSAKLDDPHTILYGKKEDIFIEEGVSVRASVLNAETGPIYLGKNATVHENAVIKGPFAMLEGSHVNIGSKIREATTLGPHSKLGGEVKNVVIFGNSNKGHEGFLGNAVIGEWCNFGADTNASNLKNNYKPVKVWNYGTRRYEDSGELFCGLMMGDHSKCGINTMFNTGTVVGVSANVFGTGYPEKFIPSFSWGGVGESSIYRIEKALEVAQHVVQRRGLQLSEADTEILEYIYEHRQAEWKK
- the glmS gene encoding glutamine--fructose-6-phosphate transaminase (isomerizing); this translates as MCGIVAYIGHRQAHEVVIKGLKRLEYRGYDSAGIALNNGSLSIYKKKGKVSELEGHLNNELPEELLNSHVGMGHTRWATHGVPNDVNAHPHYSGNSKLAIIHNGIIENYDALKKELLQKGHTFKSETDTEVLIHFIEDVKQHNGFTLEEAVRIALKRVVGAYAIVIMSADEPETLIAARKGSPLVLGLGKDEFFFASDATPIVEYANEVVYLNDDEVCVVQAGKFHIKDLNDVPSDPYIQTIDIELEAIEKGGFDYFMLKEIHEQPKSISDCLRGRLNAETGTLMMGGIRDYIDELVNAKRIVIVACGTSWHAGLVAEYILEDLCRIPVEVEYASEFRYRNPVINPGDIVIAISQSGETADTLAAVELAKSKGATVLGVCNAVGSSIARASHAGSYTHAGPEIGVASTKAFTAQLTVLTMFALLIGKSKGTLKEDAYHNLLKEMSQIPQKVEKALTLNEQVEYISQVYKDAPNAIYLGRGHNFPVALEGALKLKEISYIHAEGYPAAEMKHGPIALIDEEMPVIFIATQDGSYEKIVSNIQEVKARKGQVIAIVTEGDTQIAEMADYVLEVPKADQQLMPLISVIPLQLLSYHIAVLRGCNVDQPRNLAKSVTVE